One segment of Gordonia terrae DNA contains the following:
- a CDS encoding aldehyde dehydrogenase family protein translates to MSETLYIDGRWRSAASGQTREIRCPADNSVVGVVAEGGVADTEQAIAAARRAFDAGDWSATPAADRGDLLLRVAGQIDERRDEFVRAETLDTGKRPYESDLDMTDIANCFRYFGKLAAADAGRVVDTGSPDADSRIVYEPVGVCGLITPWNYPLLQAAWKVAPALAAGNTFVLKPAELTPHTSILLMQVLEQVGLPAGVGNLVLGAGAEAGAPLSSHPDVDLVSFTGGLVTGRVIAREAAATVKKVALELGGKNPNVVFADACATDDLLAAAVDNALNAAFLHSGQVCSAGARLIIEESAHDRFVDELVRRAERIRLGLPYSEGTETGPLISAAHRDKVHAYVEQARADGAVIRTGGAFAAGDAGSGSLDDGWFYLPTVIDRADRSMACVHDEAFGPTVTVETFTTEDEAVTLANDTVYGLAGAVWSADAARARRIAGRVRAGTVWVNDFGPYLPEAEWGGYGQSGFGRELGPSGLAEYREAKHVYENLRPGVTGWFANRDDREDQQ, encoded by the coding sequence ATGAGCGAGACCCTCTACATCGACGGCCGCTGGCGGTCCGCCGCCTCCGGCCAGACCCGCGAGATCCGCTGCCCCGCGGACAACTCGGTCGTCGGCGTGGTTGCCGAGGGCGGTGTGGCCGACACCGAGCAGGCCATCGCGGCGGCCCGCCGCGCGTTCGACGCCGGCGACTGGAGCGCCACACCCGCCGCCGACCGTGGGGACCTCCTTCTCCGCGTCGCCGGCCAGATCGACGAGCGCCGAGACGAATTCGTCCGGGCCGAGACACTCGACACCGGCAAGCGGCCCTACGAGTCGGACCTCGACATGACCGACATCGCGAACTGCTTCCGGTACTTCGGCAAGCTCGCGGCGGCCGACGCCGGGCGCGTGGTCGACACCGGGTCACCCGATGCCGATTCGCGCATCGTGTACGAACCGGTCGGCGTCTGCGGATTGATCACACCGTGGAACTACCCGCTGCTGCAGGCGGCGTGGAAGGTCGCGCCGGCACTGGCGGCGGGCAACACCTTCGTGCTCAAACCCGCCGAACTCACCCCGCACACGTCGATCCTGCTCATGCAGGTCCTCGAGCAGGTCGGTCTCCCGGCAGGCGTGGGCAACCTCGTCCTGGGCGCGGGCGCCGAGGCCGGCGCTCCGCTGTCGTCTCACCCCGACGTCGACCTCGTCTCGTTCACCGGTGGACTGGTCACCGGCCGGGTCATCGCCCGCGAGGCGGCGGCGACGGTGAAGAAGGTTGCGCTCGAACTCGGGGGCAAGAACCCGAACGTCGTGTTCGCCGACGCCTGCGCCACCGACGATCTACTCGCCGCCGCAGTCGACAACGCGCTCAACGCCGCGTTCCTGCACTCCGGCCAGGTCTGTTCAGCCGGAGCGCGACTCATCATCGAGGAGTCGGCGCACGACCGCTTCGTCGACGAACTCGTCCGCCGCGCCGAACGAATCCGTCTGGGACTCCCATACTCCGAGGGCACCGAGACCGGCCCGCTCATCTCGGCGGCACACCGCGACAAGGTGCACGCCTACGTCGAGCAGGCCCGCGCGGACGGCGCCGTGATCCGCACCGGCGGCGCCTTCGCCGCCGGCGATGCGGGATCGGGCAGCCTCGACGACGGATGGTTCTACCTGCCCACCGTGATCGACCGCGCCGACCGTTCGATGGCATGCGTGCACGACGAGGCGTTCGGGCCCACCGTCACCGTCGAGACCTTCACCACCGAGGACGAAGCCGTGACCCTCGCCAACGACACCGTCTACGGGTTGGCCGGCGCCGTCTGGTCGGCCGATGCGGCGCGCGCCCGCCGCATCGCAGGACGGGTGCGGGCCGGAACGGTGTGGGTCAACGACTTCGGCCCGTATCTGCCCGAGGCCGAGTGGGGCGGGTACGGCCAGTCCGGGTTCGGAAGGGAACTCGGACCGTCGGGGCTTGCGGAGTACCGCGAGGCCAAACACGTCTACGAGAACCTCAGACCCGGGGTCACCGGATGGTTCGCGAACCGAGACGACCGGGAGGATCAGCAGTGA
- the betT gene encoding choline BCCT transporter BetT, which produces MTSDARPRSHRVNLTVFVASGVIVVAFAVWALAAPAAAESTINDVRDFITRWFGWWYFILATAIVGLVVFLGLSKYGRYRLGPEESRPEYSLFTWTSMLFAAGIGIDLMFFSVAEPVTHFLNPPTGLAETNAAAREAVTWTVFHYGVTGWAMYALMGGALAYFAFRHNLPLTIRAALYPIFGKRVEGRWGDAIDVAAVLGTIFGIATSLGIGVVQLNFGLNEIFGIEQGKAAQIGLIVLAVLIATASATSGVDKGIRRLSEINVILAICLLVYITVAKDADFLLNGLVQNAGDYVSTFADRTLDTFAWDQVNPPPGNDARAFVDGWTLFFWAWWVAWAPFVGLFLARISRGRTLRQFIFGVLVVPFSFILVWISIFGNSALQVARGDADFAETTASTPEAGFYSLLEQYPGSTLLIGIATITGLLFYVTSADSGSLVMGNFTSRLDDPMADCARSLRIFWSLAIGLLTLSMLFAGGGDGSILTLQAATVIMGLPFSFVLGLIGISLLRAVRNESVKLDSFRTTLPKVIAVGRGPTEHGSWRQRLIGTLRFPGPVATRKFIGANVVPAMTEVAEQFGREGITATVDESAENEGLPSPRLLVELADVPRFEYCVWPVSAPTPTYAVRTQRSDDRYFRCEVYLTEGSQGYSLTGYTRDQIIGDILDQYERHLGYLHLRDAAGDHHEPAPDPGAGDGSVPDSDTDIPDSSSEGAPAR; this is translated from the coding sequence ATGACGAGCGACGCTCGACCCCGGTCGCACCGGGTCAACCTGACCGTCTTCGTCGCCTCGGGCGTCATCGTGGTCGCCTTCGCCGTCTGGGCGCTGGCGGCACCGGCGGCGGCCGAGTCGACGATCAACGACGTCCGTGACTTCATCACCCGGTGGTTCGGCTGGTGGTATTTCATCCTCGCCACCGCCATCGTCGGTCTGGTGGTGTTCCTCGGCCTCAGCAAGTACGGGCGCTATCGGCTGGGGCCGGAGGAATCGCGTCCGGAGTACAGCCTCTTCACCTGGACGTCGATGCTGTTCGCCGCGGGTATCGGCATCGACCTGATGTTCTTCTCCGTCGCCGAACCCGTCACCCATTTCCTCAACCCGCCGACCGGACTCGCCGAGACCAACGCGGCGGCGCGCGAGGCGGTCACCTGGACGGTCTTCCACTACGGGGTGACCGGGTGGGCGATGTACGCGCTCATGGGAGGTGCGCTCGCCTATTTCGCCTTCCGGCACAATCTCCCGCTGACCATCCGGGCCGCCCTGTACCCGATCTTCGGCAAACGCGTCGAAGGTCGGTGGGGCGACGCGATCGACGTCGCGGCCGTCCTCGGCACCATCTTCGGCATCGCCACCTCGTTGGGCATCGGCGTCGTCCAGCTCAACTTCGGGCTGAACGAGATCTTCGGGATCGAGCAGGGCAAGGCCGCCCAGATCGGACTGATCGTCCTGGCGGTGCTGATCGCAACCGCGTCGGCGACCTCGGGTGTGGACAAGGGCATCCGACGGCTCTCCGAGATCAACGTGATCCTGGCCATCTGCCTGCTCGTCTACATCACGGTCGCCAAGGACGCGGACTTCCTGCTCAACGGACTCGTCCAGAATGCGGGCGACTACGTCTCCACATTCGCCGACCGAACCCTCGACACCTTCGCGTGGGATCAGGTGAACCCGCCGCCCGGCAACGACGCCCGCGCCTTCGTCGACGGCTGGACCCTCTTCTTCTGGGCGTGGTGGGTGGCCTGGGCGCCGTTCGTCGGACTCTTCCTCGCCCGCATCTCGCGCGGACGCACGTTGCGGCAGTTCATCTTCGGTGTACTGGTGGTCCCGTTCAGCTTCATCCTGGTGTGGATCTCGATCTTCGGCAACAGCGCCCTGCAGGTTGCCCGCGGCGATGCGGACTTCGCCGAGACCACGGCCTCCACACCCGAAGCCGGATTCTATTCGTTGCTCGAGCAATATCCCGGTTCGACGCTGCTCATCGGGATCGCGACCATCACCGGCCTGCTGTTCTACGTGACCAGCGCCGACTCCGGGTCCCTCGTGATGGGCAACTTCACCAGCCGCCTCGACGACCCGATGGCCGATTGCGCCCGTTCCCTACGCATCTTCTGGTCGCTGGCCATCGGCCTGCTGACCCTGTCGATGCTGTTCGCCGGCGGTGGCGACGGGTCCATCCTGACGCTGCAGGCCGCGACGGTGATCATGGGCCTGCCGTTCTCCTTCGTCCTCGGGCTAATCGGCATCTCACTGCTGCGCGCCGTCCGCAACGAGTCGGTGAAACTCGACAGCTTCCGGACCACGTTGCCGAAGGTGATCGCCGTCGGACGCGGTCCCACCGAACACGGGAGCTGGCGGCAACGACTCATCGGCACGCTGCGCTTCCCCGGTCCGGTCGCCACCCGAAAGTTCATCGGGGCCAACGTTGTCCCGGCCATGACCGAGGTCGCCGAGCAGTTCGGCCGTGAAGGGATCACCGCGACCGTCGACGAGTCGGCCGAGAACGAAGGGCTGCCGTCGCCGCGCCTGCTCGTCGAACTCGCCGACGTCCCCCGTTTCGAGTACTGCGTGTGGCCGGTCTCGGCGCCGACGCCGACGTACGCGGTCCGGACGCAACGTTCCGACGATCGTTACTTCCGCTGCGAGGTGTATCTCACCGAGGGGTCGCAGGGCTACTCGCTCACCGGGTACACCCGCGACCAGATCATCGGCGACATCCTCGACCAGTACGAACGCCATCTCGGCTACCTGCATCTGCGGGATGCGGCCGGCGACCACCACGAGCCCGCACCCGATCCGGGCGCCGGCGACGGTAGCGTGCCCGACAGCGACACGGACATCCCCGACAGCAGTTCCGAAGGAGCACCGGCTCGATGA
- a CDS encoding enoyl-CoA hydratase/isomerase family protein, giving the protein MTSGLDFAIDDRGVADIRLNRPDAANALDMDVAEGLAAAVQRIERDGVRVVRLSAAGRLFSGGGDVHGMAAAPDRERFLAELAGSVHRSLIALDRLPVPVVAAVQGTAAGGGLGLVLAADVVIATPKTSFVAAYSTIGLSPDCGVSINLPRTVGLGRALRMLVRNEKIDAATALDWGLVHEVVEAEQLESATDDVVALLLDRPTAAIGHARRLARASFGRTFADHLDDEAATIARLGAGTETGALLARFAG; this is encoded by the coding sequence ATGACCAGCGGCCTCGACTTCGCCATCGACGACCGCGGTGTCGCCGACATCCGGTTGAACCGGCCCGACGCCGCGAACGCCCTCGACATGGACGTCGCCGAGGGGCTCGCCGCTGCGGTGCAGCGCATCGAACGCGACGGCGTCCGTGTCGTCCGGCTGTCCGCGGCCGGTCGGCTCTTCTCGGGCGGTGGCGACGTCCACGGTATGGCCGCCGCGCCCGACCGGGAACGGTTCCTCGCCGAACTCGCCGGGTCGGTTCATCGATCCCTCATCGCGCTCGACCGCCTGCCGGTTCCCGTCGTGGCCGCGGTCCAGGGCACCGCGGCCGGCGGCGGTCTGGGTCTCGTCCTCGCCGCCGACGTGGTGATCGCGACACCGAAGACGTCGTTCGTGGCCGCGTATTCCACGATCGGGCTCTCTCCCGACTGCGGCGTGTCGATCAATCTGCCCCGGACCGTCGGATTGGGGCGCGCGCTACGCATGCTGGTGCGGAATGAGAAGATCGACGCGGCAACCGCATTGGACTGGGGACTCGTCCACGAGGTCGTCGAGGCGGAGCAACTCGAGAGTGCCACCGACGATGTCGTCGCGCTCCTGCTCGACCGGCCCACGGCCGCGATCGGGCACGCACGACGCCTCGCACGGGCGTCCTTCGGCCGGACCTTCGCCGATCATCTCGACGACGAGGCCGCCACCATCGCGCGGCTTGGTGCGGGCACCGAGACCGGCGCACTGCTCGCGCGTTTCGCCGGGTGA
- a CDS encoding 4-hydroxyphenylacetate 3-hydroxylase N-terminal domain-containing protein — MAIRDPQAYREGLRDNRRVVYRGERIDDVTAFDEFADAIAHSSLAYEISRTEPDLAVADDGDGPYTAFYRVPRTAEDISNRGRLIETLSRMGAGTIVLKEVGSDALFALLRALSGDSLAKAQAFYRYCCENDVALAVAQTDVKGDRSLPPHRQPDPDHYLRIVDEDADSITVSGAKVHTSFSANADELIVLPTRAMSEADRDWAVSFAIPVDTEGLTLYVSPYLHGDHHAFEHPISSRHKLLESLTVFDRVRVPKERVFLNREPELAGPLALAFVDYHRFTAVNYKLPILDLLVGAAIGIAEANGIAGAGHVKTKLTELITYAETVRGFAELAAVRARNGGNGIHLPDPLAVNMAKYHFAHGFHQAAATLLDLAGGLVVTGPGGHDWDDPEVRAVLEKYFAAARPAEERLRLIHLIGDLTAGQWGGYQSVLATHAEGSLEAEKMQIARAYDSTRARAAVDAVLRAAAETPIPGTELDAPVGAAR, encoded by the coding sequence GTGGCCATCCGGGACCCGCAGGCCTATCGAGAGGGCCTCCGCGACAACAGGCGCGTCGTCTACCGCGGCGAGAGGATCGACGACGTCACCGCGTTCGACGAATTCGCGGATGCCATCGCCCATTCGTCGCTCGCCTACGAGATCTCGCGCACCGAGCCGGATCTCGCTGTCGCCGACGACGGCGACGGACCCTACACCGCGTTCTACCGGGTGCCGCGCACCGCGGAGGACATCAGCAATCGCGGTCGCCTCATCGAGACCCTGTCCCGCATGGGCGCCGGGACGATCGTGCTGAAGGAGGTGGGCAGTGACGCACTGTTCGCCCTCCTGCGCGCGTTGTCGGGCGACAGCCTTGCCAAAGCCCAAGCGTTCTACCGGTATTGCTGCGAGAACGACGTCGCCCTTGCGGTGGCCCAGACCGATGTGAAGGGCGACCGGTCACTCCCCCCGCATCGCCAGCCCGATCCCGATCACTATCTGCGGATCGTCGACGAGGATGCCGACTCGATCACCGTGTCCGGCGCGAAGGTCCACACCTCGTTCAGCGCCAACGCCGACGAACTCATCGTGCTGCCCACGCGCGCGATGTCCGAGGCCGACCGCGATTGGGCGGTGAGCTTCGCGATCCCGGTCGACACCGAGGGCCTGACGCTCTACGTGTCCCCGTACCTGCACGGCGACCACCACGCCTTCGAGCACCCGATCTCGTCCAGACACAAGCTGCTCGAGAGCCTGACGGTGTTCGATCGGGTCCGCGTACCGAAGGAGCGCGTGTTCCTCAACCGGGAGCCCGAACTCGCCGGCCCGCTGGCGCTCGCCTTCGTCGACTACCACCGCTTCACCGCGGTGAACTACAAACTCCCCATCCTCGATCTGCTGGTCGGCGCCGCCATCGGGATCGCGGAGGCCAACGGCATCGCCGGTGCCGGCCACGTGAAGACCAAGCTGACCGAACTGATCACCTACGCCGAGACGGTGCGAGGTTTCGCCGAGCTGGCCGCGGTCCGCGCGCGCAACGGCGGCAACGGGATTCATCTTCCCGATCCGCTGGCGGTCAACATGGCGAAGTACCACTTCGCGCACGGGTTCCACCAGGCCGCGGCCACCCTGCTCGACCTCGCCGGCGGCCTCGTGGTCACCGGACCCGGCGGCCATGACTGGGATGACCCCGAAGTCCGTGCGGTCCTGGAGAAGTACTTCGCCGCAGCGAGGCCGGCGGAGGAGCGCCTGCGGCTCATCCACCTGATCGGCGATCTGACCGCGGGTCAGTGGGGCGGTTACCAATCGGTTCTGGCCACTCATGCCGAGGGCTCGCTGGAGGCCGAGAAGATGCAGATCGCGCGGGCCTACGACAGCACCCGGGCGCGTGCGGCCGTCGACGCGGTGCTGCGTGCCGCTGCCGAAACACCCATTCCCGGAACCGAACTCGACGCACCGGTGGGGGCAGCACGATGA
- a CDS encoding SDR family oxidoreductase, whose amino-acid sequence MTPTHTPDDSLQGRTLLISGGSRGIGEAIAVAAAARGANIALVAKTADPHPKLPGTIHTAAAAITEAGGRALPIVGDVRNDHSVAEAVSRTVEHFGGIDIVVNNASALDLTPAEKIDMKKYDLMQDINARGAFALTKAAIPHLRASENAHVLTLSPPIDLDPKWFAQIGTAYTISKFSMSMVTIGLAAELKADGIAVNSLWPRTTINTAAVRNILSEELVARSRKPSIMADAAMSIITKPAWLATGQCFIDDDVLARDGVRDFEQYRVVPGDEELELDFWMNWN is encoded by the coding sequence GTGACACCGACCCACACCCCCGACGATTCGCTGCAGGGCCGGACCCTGTTGATCTCCGGCGGCAGCCGAGGGATCGGCGAGGCCATCGCGGTGGCGGCCGCGGCGCGCGGCGCCAACATCGCGCTCGTCGCGAAAACCGCTGATCCGCATCCGAAACTCCCCGGAACCATCCACACGGCGGCGGCCGCGATCACCGAGGCCGGCGGACGGGCGCTCCCCATCGTGGGCGACGTCCGGAACGACCACTCGGTGGCCGAGGCCGTCAGCCGCACCGTCGAGCACTTCGGCGGCATCGACATCGTGGTCAACAACGCCAGCGCTCTCGATCTGACGCCCGCTGAGAAGATCGACATGAAGAAGTACGACCTGATGCAGGACATCAACGCACGAGGCGCCTTCGCGCTGACGAAGGCGGCGATCCCGCATCTGCGGGCGTCGGAGAATGCGCATGTGCTGACGCTCTCGCCGCCGATCGATCTCGATCCCAAGTGGTTCGCGCAGATCGGCACCGCGTACACGATCTCGAAGTTCTCGATGTCCATGGTCACCATCGGCTTGGCCGCCGAGCTGAAAGCCGATGGCATCGCAGTCAATTCGCTGTGGCCGCGGACCACCATCAACACCGCGGCCGTGCGCAACATCCTGAGCGAGGAGCTCGTCGCCCGGAGTCGGAAGCCGAGCATCATGGCCGACGCCGCGATGAGCATCATCACCAAACCGGCCTGGCTGGCGACCGGGCAGTGCTTCATCGACGACGACGTCCTCGCACGAGACGGTGTCCGTGATTTCGAGCAGTACCGCGTCGTGCCCGGGGACGAGGAACTCGAGCTCGACTTCTGGATGAACTGGAACTGA
- a CDS encoding MFS transporter, producing MPTDHTGERPAPRSARASIAAAISTSLEWYDFFIYSTAAALVFNVTFFATDSTVVSALNSFATVAVGFIARPIGGILAGQLGDRYGRKPVLVGAVCLMAVATFLIGCVPNTQTVWLAPTLLVILRICQGLAVGGQWGGAVLIATENLPAHLRGFYGSFAQLGVPIGLVLGNVAFLLATGLSSSDAFLSWVWRIPFWISLVMLPVAFAIHRFLEETPEFKAVAAKIAQTPDVQRSPMLDVIRRNPGTILMAAGANTIGIVFFYIMITGSVQFVTTYLDVARSTVLTWILISCVVMVPLVPAFGWLSDRVGRKLVFAIGSAAMMIWAIPMWLLIGSSSPTSIWPFAVAVLVGVVAMALQTGTQGTLFAELFPPEIRFSGASLGYQISAIVGGFAPFVMVAIINGNPDNAWRVGLFLTLLAAASLLCLYVIVKKRYHGEFDSPASAGVDDTQPQAQPVR from the coding sequence GTGCCCACAGATCACACCGGCGAACGGCCGGCACCCCGTTCGGCTCGAGCGTCGATCGCCGCCGCGATTTCGACGTCCCTCGAGTGGTACGACTTCTTCATCTACTCCACCGCGGCTGCGCTGGTGTTCAACGTGACGTTCTTCGCCACCGACAGCACCGTCGTATCCGCACTCAACTCCTTCGCCACCGTCGCCGTCGGCTTCATCGCCCGGCCGATCGGCGGCATTCTCGCAGGCCAACTGGGTGATCGCTACGGCCGCAAGCCCGTTCTGGTCGGGGCGGTGTGCCTGATGGCCGTCGCCACCTTCCTGATCGGCTGCGTGCCCAACACCCAGACGGTGTGGTTGGCACCGACCCTCCTCGTGATCCTCCGCATCTGCCAGGGCCTGGCCGTGGGCGGACAGTGGGGAGGTGCCGTCCTGATCGCCACCGAGAACCTTCCGGCACATCTGCGTGGGTTCTACGGCAGTTTCGCCCAGCTCGGCGTGCCGATCGGCCTGGTGCTGGGCAATGTCGCGTTCCTGCTCGCCACCGGGCTGTCGAGTTCGGACGCGTTCCTGTCCTGGGTCTGGCGAATCCCGTTCTGGATCAGCCTGGTCATGCTCCCGGTCGCGTTCGCCATCCATCGGTTCCTCGAGGAGACACCGGAATTCAAGGCAGTCGCGGCCAAGATCGCACAGACACCCGACGTGCAGCGCTCCCCGATGCTCGACGTCATCCGCCGCAACCCGGGGACCATCCTGATGGCCGCCGGCGCGAACACGATCGGAATCGTCTTCTTCTACATCATGATCACCGGTTCGGTGCAGTTCGTGACGACCTACCTCGACGTCGCGCGATCCACTGTGCTGACCTGGATTCTGATCTCCTGCGTCGTGATGGTCCCGCTGGTTCCGGCCTTCGGCTGGCTGTCGGATCGCGTCGGCCGCAAACTGGTCTTCGCGATCGGCTCGGCGGCCATGATGATCTGGGCCATCCCGATGTGGCTGCTGATCGGGTCGTCTTCGCCGACGTCCATCTGGCCCTTCGCAGTCGCCGTTCTCGTCGGCGTCGTGGCGATGGCATTGCAGACCGGCACGCAGGGAACACTTTTCGCCGAGCTGTTCCCACCGGAGATCCGCTTCTCGGGCGCGTCCCTCGGTTACCAGATCTCGGCGATCGTCGGCGGGTTCGCGCCGTTCGTGATGGTCGCGATCATCAACGGCAACCCGGACAACGCCTGGCGAGTCGGGCTCTTCCTGACCCTGCTGGCCGCCGCGTCGTTGCTCTGCCTGTACGTCATCGTCAAGAAGCGCTATCACGGCGAGTTCGACTCACCGGCCTCGGCCGGCGTCGACGACACGCAGCCACAGGCTCAGCCGGTTCGATAG
- a CDS encoding TetR/AcrR family transcriptional regulator: MSSPEAPAGTAAPAETAPTRREQRTITSQRRILEAAVDCLIEHGFAGATTSVIQARAGVSRGRLLHHFPSREDLLVAAARHLAAERVAATTARAVAEIDGHVTGSTRVTNVVEMMWMSFHEPHFWAAVELWTASRTNEWIAGALLPVERHLGGVIRTSIDRMWGPELVGHPRYAQLREILFTSMRGVALAYAFDHRDPRRDPHLPQWTDTALVLLEV; the protein is encoded by the coding sequence GTGAGTTCACCCGAGGCACCGGCCGGCACGGCAGCACCTGCCGAGACGGCGCCCACTCGCCGCGAACAGCGGACCATCACCAGCCAGCGACGCATTCTCGAAGCAGCCGTCGACTGCCTGATCGAGCACGGCTTCGCCGGGGCGACGACGTCGGTGATCCAGGCACGGGCGGGCGTCTCGCGCGGCCGGTTACTGCATCACTTCCCCTCCCGGGAGGACCTGCTCGTGGCGGCCGCCCGACACCTCGCCGCCGAACGGGTGGCGGCGACCACGGCACGCGCGGTGGCCGAGATCGATGGTCACGTCACGGGTTCCACCAGGGTCACGAACGTCGTCGAGATGATGTGGATGTCGTTCCACGAGCCACATTTCTGGGCCGCGGTCGAACTCTGGACCGCATCCCGGACCAACGAGTGGATCGCCGGCGCGCTGCTTCCCGTGGAGCGGCACCTCGGGGGCGTGATCCGAACGAGCATCGACCGGATGTGGGGCCCCGAGCTGGTCGGCCACCCGCGCTACGCGCAGTTGCGCGAGATCCTCTTCACCAGCATGCGCGGGGTCGCCCTCGCCTACGCCTTCGATCACCGGGACCCGCGGCGCGACCCCCATCTGCCGCAGTGGACGGACACTGCCCTCGTACTCCTCGAGGTCTGA
- a CDS encoding TetR family transcriptional regulator — translation MSRGEPIDDSTARSAGVRVRRAREAAGVSLRSLAASIGVSPATLSQVENGRTGLRVDRLEAIAAALGVGVTQIIEGTVPRRVATGAPDAAVVHGDWRQYGPLDFSPILLAAVEEFLAVGYHGTTMRRISTRCGMSVPGIYNYYPSKQLILVDILDRTMADLEWRAAAAAASEDDAVGKFCALVENLALYHTHRRRLGFLGSSEVRALEPSNQRNVSRRRNRQQALVDEQVHAAGALGHFRPPHPDDAARAVVTMCTALPTWWQPDGRLTPEQLAAEYVDYALGIMRYQPPAS, via the coding sequence GTGTCCCGGGGAGAGCCGATCGACGACAGTACGGCCCGGTCCGCCGGGGTGCGGGTCCGGCGAGCGCGCGAGGCCGCCGGGGTGAGTCTACGGTCGTTGGCCGCCTCCATCGGCGTGAGTCCCGCGACGCTGAGCCAGGTCGAGAACGGGAGAACGGGCCTGCGCGTCGATCGGCTCGAGGCGATCGCGGCAGCTCTCGGGGTCGGCGTCACCCAGATCATCGAGGGCACGGTGCCGCGGCGTGTGGCGACCGGCGCACCGGACGCGGCCGTCGTTCACGGGGATTGGCGGCAGTACGGCCCGCTCGACTTCTCCCCCATCCTGCTGGCCGCCGTCGAGGAGTTCCTGGCGGTCGGATATCACGGGACGACGATGCGACGGATCTCCACGCGGTGCGGGATGTCGGTGCCCGGGATCTACAACTACTACCCGAGCAAGCAGCTCATCCTGGTCGACATCCTCGACCGCACGATGGCGGATCTCGAATGGCGCGCCGCGGCCGCGGCGGCGAGCGAGGACGACGCCGTCGGGAAGTTCTGTGCGCTCGTGGAGAACCTCGCGCTCTACCACACGCACCGCCGCCGGCTCGGATTTCTCGGTTCCAGCGAGGTGCGAGCGCTCGAACCGTCCAACCAGCGGAACGTCAGCCGCCGACGAAACCGCCAACAAGCGCTGGTCGACGAGCAGGTACACGCCGCGGGCGCCCTCGGACACTTCCGGCCACCGCATCCCGACGACGCCGCACGCGCCGTCGTCACGATGTGCACGGCCCTGCCGACCTGGTGGCAGCCCGACGGTCGGCTCACCCCGGAACAACTGGCAGCCGAATACGTGGACTACGCCCTGGGGATCATGCGATACCAACCGCCGGCGTCGTGA